The proteins below come from a single Panulirus ornatus isolate Po-2019 chromosome 22, ASM3632096v1, whole genome shotgun sequence genomic window:
- the LOC139756632 gene encoding uncharacterized protein, whose product MFKRVFTQVRKSLNEDSGKRFILNDTLNMLKGIHTDENKVEQLDCGKILPVQGSLDVYKVTHTGKKKFRYKDCWKQCSMKGSLKVYKDEEKFEGEDSGKLFTQKGNLSIQKVNYIDKKTFECEDCGKQYSTKGSLKVHKVIHTGEKNFECEDCGKRFTYKGNLNVHKRIHTHENKFEYENCERLLSKKGKLNMHKVIHAGEKTLEGKDHEKGNLDIHEVIHKGEKEFRCEDCGKLYSTKGSLKVHKVIHTGEKNFECEDCGKRFTYKGNLNVHKRIHTHENKFEYENCERLLSKKGKLNMHEVIYAHEKTFEGKDHGKGNLNMHEVIHVGGKEFKCEDCGKLYSTKSSLKVHKVIHTGEKNFECEDCGKRFTYKGNLTVHKRTHTHEKFECEDCGKKFTYKGNLNVHKRIHAPENIFECENCGNRFSNKGNLNMHKVIHTDEKKFKCEDCGKLFITKGSLDFHKAVHIGEKTFECEDCGKRFTYEGNLKMHKLIHIREKKFEFENCGKLFTH is encoded by the coding sequence ATGTTCAAAAGGGTATTCACACAAGTAAGAAAAAGTTTGAATGAGGATAGTGGCAAAAGATTCATTTTGAATGACACCCTAAACATGCTCAAAGGTATTCACACTGATGAGAACAAGGTTGAACAGTTAGATTGTGGGAAAATATTGCCAGTGCAGGGCAGTCTTGATGTGTACAAAGTTACTCACACAGGTAAGAAAAAGTTTAGATATAAGGATTGCTGGAAACAGTGCTCAATGAAGGGCAGCCTTAAAGTttacaaagatgaagaaaaatttgAAGGTGAGGATAGTGGAAAACTATTCACACAGAAGGGCAACCTTAGCATTCAAAAAGTCAACTACATAGATAAGAAAACATTTGAATGTGAGGATTGTGGGAAACAATACTCTACAAAGGGCAGCCTTAAAGTTCACAAAGTTATTCATACAGGTGAGAAAAACTTTGAATGTGAGGATTGTGGAAAACGATTTACATATAAGGGTAACCTCAATGTGCACAAACGTATTCACACACATGAGAATAAGTTTGAATATGAGAATTGTGAAAGACTTCTCTCAAAGAAGGGCAAGCTCAACATGCACAAAGTTATTCATGCTGGTGAGAAAACGTTAGAAGGCAAGGATCATGAGAAGGGTAACCTTGATATACACGAAGTTATCCACAAAGGTGAGAAAGAATTTAGATGTGAGGATTGTGGGAAACTATACTCAACAAAGGGCAGCCTTAAAGTTCACAAAGTTATTCATACAGGTGAGAAAAACTTTGAATGTGAGGACTGTGGAAAACGATTTACATATAAGGGTAACCTCAATGTGCACAAACGTATTCACACGCATGAGAATAAGTTTGAATATGAGAATTGTGAAAGACTTCTCTCAAAGAAGGGAAAGCTTAACATGCATGAAGTTATTTATGCTCATGAGAAAACATTTGAAGGCAAGGATCATGGGAAGGGTAACCTTAACATGCATGAAGTTATCCATGTAGGTGGGAAAGAATTTAAATGTGAGGATTGTGGGAAACTATACTCAACAAAGAGCAGCCTTAAGGTTCACAAAGTTATTCATACAGGTGAGAAAAACTTTGAATGTGAGGATTGTGGGAAACGATTCACATATAAAGGTAACCTCACTGTGCACAAACGTACTCACACACATGAGAAGTTTGAATGTGAGGACTGTGGGAAAAAATTCACATATAAGGGTAACCTCAATGTGCACAAACGTATTCACGCACCAGAGAATATTTTTGAATGTGAGAATTGTGGGAATCGATTCTCAAATAAGGGCAACCTTAACATGCACAAAGTTATTCACACAGATGAGAAAAAGTTCAAGTGTGAGGATTGTGGGAAACTATTCATAACAAAGGGCAGCCTTGACTTTCACAAAGCTGTTCATATAGGTGAGAAAACGTTTGAGTGTGAGGATTGTGGGAAACGATTCACATATGAGGGCAACCTCAAAATGCACAAGCTTATTCACATACGTGAGAAAAAGTTTGAATTTGAGAATTGCGGGAAACTATTCACACACTAG